In a genomic window of Telopea speciosissima isolate NSW1024214 ecotype Mountain lineage chromosome 5, Tspe_v1, whole genome shotgun sequence:
- the LOC122663387 gene encoding zinc finger CCCH domain-containing protein 6-like — MRGLQKSKRVSWAPDVNLCQVKLFLSEDSPSQVGLGAQDHLQAKKSWLLHSTGMGSDDHLPPGFEGAQPANQLKKELAQIPLIKWKCPPRFVPSPSWQVVAGEESKEAEVQNQREMRVLEAVYPRPSAIPPSPSVSHEVEDYHHDDSHALIIPVTPIEDDDATGPSCNSVAASNPMDLPPLVVPQGLLASGTTPQSQYGLHSALKAPNSEKIAFGAVPCAQPDIGAAASAAFTAIMRSSEQGSLIDRDLLIKILNNPKLIEKLVADHGKPTNSQTTPKPKSPPMTSLVPQSVLPPIHINRTEPDAPFSAAPATGSFFPATNAVVPTLNPRLPLPEIVPTVKVPPVKDINYYKSLIQQHGGERQETQDRIFTQFSNHHNQLMLETSSEPVQSSKPRDSKPKIMKPCIYFNSSRGCRNGANCAYQHDGSYQRRAGSMQEAQSAKRMRLDREITGRT, encoded by the exons ATGCGGGGATTGCAGAAATCAAAAAGGGTTTCATGGGCTCCAGATGTAAACCTTTGTCAG GTAAAGCTGTTCCTTTCAGAGGATTCACCCTCACAAGTTGGTCTTGGAGCTCAAGATCACCTCCAAGCAAAGAAATCATGGCTATTACATTCAACTGGAATGGGCTCTGATGACCATCTTCCACCGGGATTCGAGGGAGCTCAACCTGCTAACCAGTTGAAGAAGGAATTGGCCCAGATCCCTCTGATCAAATGGAAATGTCCTCCCCGG TTTGTTCCGAGTCCCAGCTGGCAAGTGGTGGCTGGGGAAGAGAGCAAAGAGGCAGAGGTTCAAAAccagagagagatgagagtaCTGGAAGCAGTTTATCCTCGTCCTTCTGCCATTCCTCCTAG CCCTTCTGTTTCACATGAGGTAGAAGACTATCATCACGATGATTCTCATGCTCTGATCATTCCTGTCACTCCCATTGAAGATGATGACGCCACAGGTCCATCATGCAATTCGGTAGCGGCAAGTAACCCCATGGACTTGCCGCCTCTTGTAGTGCCCCAGGGCTTGTTGGCTTCTGGGACAACACCTCAATCACAGTACGGCCTTCATTCTGCTCTGAAGGCACCAAACAGTGAAAAAATTGCATTTGGTGCTGTCCCTTGTGCACAACCTGACATCGGTGCTGCTGCATCTGCTGCCTTCACAGCAATCATGCGAAGCAGTGAGCAGGGAAGCTTGATTGACCGTGACCTGCTTATTAAGATCCTCAACAACCCAAAGCTGATTGAGAAATTGGTTGCAGATCATGGAAAACCCACCAATTCACAAACCACACCCAAGCCAAAGTCACCACCGATGACCTCATTGGTCCCTCAGTCGGTCCTTCCTCCCATCCATATCAATAGGACAGAACCAGATGCACCCTTTTCAGCAGCCCCTGCAACTGGCTCCTTCTTCCCTGCGACAAATGCTGTGGTGCCTACTTTAAATCCACGGCTTCCTCTGCCCGAAATTGTTCCAACTGTGAAGGTACCTCCTGTGAAGGATATCAACTATTATAAAAGCTTGATTCAACAACATGGAGGGGAGAGACAAGAAACCCAGGATCGCATCTTCACACAATTTAGTAATCATCATAACCAGCTGATGCTAGAAACCAGCTCTGAACCTGTACAAAGCTCAAAACCCAGagattcaaaacccaaaatcatGAAGCCTTGCATATACTTCAATAGTTCAAGGGGATGCCGAAATGGAGCCAACTGTGCATACCAACATGATGGATCATATCAGCGGAGGGCGGGCAGCATGCAGGAAGCTCAGAGTGCAAAGAGAATGAGACTAGACAGGGAAATAACGGGAAGGACGTGA
- the LOC122663389 gene encoding 40S ribosomal protein S20-2-like, whose protein sequence is MALGMMKPVKPGLEAPHEELHRIRITLSSKNVKNLEKVCADLVNGAKNKSLKVKGPVRMPTKVLLITTRKSPCGEGTNTWDRFELRVHKRVIDLVSSSEVVKQITSITIEPGVEVEVTIADP, encoded by the exons ATGGCGCTGGGGATGATGAAACCTGTGAAGCCTGGTCTAGAAGCTCCGCATGAGGAACTCCATAGGATTAGGATTACTCTTTCATCCAAGAATGTAAAAAATCTCGAGAAAG TTTGTGCTGATCTTGTGAATGGTGCAAAGAACAAAAGTCTGAAAGTCAAGGGTCCAGTACGGATGCCAACAAAAGTTTTGCTCATCACCACGAGAAAATCTCCTTGTGGAGAAG GGACAAACACTTGGGATCGATTTGAGCTCCGTGTCCACAAGAGAGTAATTGATCTTGTGAGTTCATCCGAGGTTGTGAAGCAGATCACGTCAATCACAATAGAACCTGGTGTTGAGGTTGAGGTCACAATTGCAGATCCCTGA
- the LOC122660795 gene encoding GDP-mannose 4,6 dehydratase 1-like: MASEISEGARSGSTIAEANGEKSQSPSPAPMETAESRKIALITGITGQDGSYLTEFLLEKGYEVHGLIRRSSNFNTQRINHIYIDPHNSQKARMKLHYADLTDASSLRRWLDIILPDEVYNLAAQSHVAVSFEIPDYTADVVATGALRLLEAVRSHIAATGRSHIRYYQAGSSEMYGSSPPPQSESSPFHPRSPYAVSKCAAHWYTVNYREAYGIFACNGILFNHESPRRGENFVTRKITRAVGRIKVGLQNKLFLGNLQASRDWGFAGDYVEAMWMILQQDKPDDYVVATEESHSVEEFLGVAFGYVGLNWRDHVVIDKRYFRPAEVDNLKGDSSKARKELGWKPKVGFEKLVKMMVDEDIELAKREKVLVDAGYMDAQQQP; the protein is encoded by the coding sequence ATGGCATCTGAGATCAGCGAGGGTGCCAGATCTGGATCCACCATCGCTGAAGCGAACGGGGAGAAGTCTCAGTCTCCATCTCCGGCTCCGATGGAGACAGCAGAGAGTCGGAAGATCGCTCTGATAACGGGAATAACAGGACAGGACGGGTCGTACCTTACGGAGTTCTTGTTGGAAAAGGGTTACGAGGTGCACGGGCTGATCCGGAGGTCTTCCAACTTCAACACGCAGCGGATCAACCACATCTACATCGACCCTCACAACTCCCAGAAGGCACGCATGAAACTCCATTACGCCGATCTCACTGACGCCTCCTCCCTCCGCCGCTGGCTCGATATTATACTCCCCGACGAGGTCTACAATCTCGCTGCCCAGTCCCACGTCGCCGTTTCCTTTGAGATCCCTGACTACACCGCCGACGTCGTCGCTACTGGTGCTCTCCGCCTCCTCGAGGCCGTACGTTCCCATATCGCCGCCACCGGCCGATCTCACATCCGATATTACCAGGCCGGTTCCTCTGAGATGTACGGCTCTAGCCCTCCTCCACAGTCTGAATCATCCCCTTTCCACCCGCGTTCCCCCTACGCCGTCTCCAAGTGCGCCGCCCATTGGTACACCGTCAACTACCGCGAGGCGTACGGCATCTTCGCCTGCAATGGGATCCTCTTCAACCACGAATCCCCTCGTCGCGGAGAGAATTTTGTCACCCGCAAGATCACCCGTGCCGTCGGTCGGATCAAGGTCGGTCTTCAGAACAAACTTTTCCTAGGCAATCTGCAGGCTTCGAGGGACTGGGGTTTTGCTGGGGATTACGTAGAGGCCATGTGGATGATACTTCAGCAGGACAAACCAGATGATTATGTGGTCGCTACCGAAGAGTCTCACTCCGTTGAGGAATTCTTGGGGGTTGCATTTGGGTATGTCGGCTTGAATTGGAGAGATCATGTGGTCATCGATAAACGATATTTCAGGCCCGCTGAGGTCGATAACTTGAAGGGGGATTCGAGTAAGGCGAGGAAGGAACTTGGATGGAAACCCAAGGTTGGATTTGAGAAATTGGTGAAGATGATGGTTGATGAGGATATTGAGTTGGCCAAGAGGGAGAAAGTACTTGTCGATGCTGGTTATATGGATGCACAGCAACAGCCATAA